GAAGCACATCGTCGCAACCCTCGGAATCCTTGCCTGCGGTACGCTGAACGCTCAGGCCGCCGAACGCTTTGAAATCACGGCAGGTATTTTCGGCGGGACGCAGTATCAGTACTGCTTCGCCCTTTCGGAAATCTTCAAGCAGCAGGCCCCCCAGTTCGAGCTTCTGCCCGTGGAGACGACGGGTTCCCCCGCCAGCCTCATCAAGGCTTCCCAGAAGCCTGCGAAGACCGTGTTCGCCACGAGCACCACGTCGTTCGTGGACGCCGTGCAGGGCAACAGCCCGTACCCCAGGGCCATGAAGAACGTCAAGCTCATCGGTTTCGTCACGCAGAACGTGCAGACGCTCATCACCTACGAGGACGATATCAGGAGCGTTGACGACATGAGCGGCAAGCGCTTCATCACCACCAGCATCATGTCTTCCAGCGGCAGGCATTTCTGGAACATCCTGAAGCGCGCCATCCCGAACAGCGACAAGATGAAGCCTACCTACGCCAACTGGACGGCGGTGCAGAACGGCCTTCTCGACGGTACGGCCGACGTGGGCGCCCTCGGCATCACCACCTGCGCCGACGGCCCGTGGATGCCCATTCCCGCCTATGCGGAAATCGTGGCCTCCCGCGGTGCGCCCCACTTCATCAGCGTG
The nucleotide sequence above comes from Mailhella massiliensis. Encoded proteins:
- a CDS encoding TAXI family TRAP transporter solute-binding subunit, translating into MLKHIVATLGILACGTLNAQAAERFEITAGIFGGTQYQYCFALSEIFKQQAPQFELLPVETTGSPASLIKASQKPAKTVFATSTTSFVDAVQGNSPYPRAMKNVKLIGFVTQNVQTLITYEDDIRSVDDMSGKRFITTSIMSSSGRHFWNILKRAIPNSDKMKPTYANWTAVQNGLLDGTADVGALGITTCADGPWMPIPAYAEIVASRGAPHFISVDEKFMKEATEAEKMLYIPVLMPKGSIAENVPDRDIMTWEERLGIGGFDETPDELAYAIAKMLCEQQEEFTKYTPVGKAMSVNVTVPSREFFKDEDIHPGALRYYKEKGLR